A stretch of the Plasmodium berghei ANKA genome assembly, chromosome: 10 genome encodes the following:
- a CDS encoding cytochrome c oxidase subunit ApiCOX19, putative — protein MTSGLFNLSAKKLAGNHIYLGKWHDFNQWKYSAPTNLLNIIRPVEKTKVITPILDKNAGDILSYLNNSYHGKIITIDDLNSDGKKTNKIRGSGFHGPERTDIFRLTLYNRLKQKQPQRIVPSIEHIRDANKLEVSIVWFLWSFVIFYSSMCIYGSNYIIKNKSSSFPWMPKRTDGSKGEGPMFWFLE, from the coding sequence ATGACATCCGGATTGTTTAATTTATCGGCAAAGAAGTTAGCAGGAAATCACATATATTTAGGAAAATGGCATGATTTTAACCAATGGAAATACAGTGCACCTAcgaatttattaaatattataagaCCTGTTGAAAAAACCAAAGTTATAACCCCAATTTTAGATAAAAATGCAGGTGATATATTAAGTTATTTAAACAATTCATACcatggaaaaataataacaatagaTGATTTAAATAGTGACggtaaaaaaacaaataaaataagagGATCTGGTTTTCATGGTCCTGAAAGAACAGATATTTTTAGATTAACTTTGTATAACAgattaaaacaaaaacaacCTCAAAGGATTGTACCAAGTATTGAACATATACGGGATGCTAACAAATTAGAAGTATCCATTGTTTGGTTCTTATGGtcatttgttatattttattcttctatgtgtatatatggaagtaattatattatcaaaaataaatcaagtTCATTCCCATGGATGCCTAAAAGAACCGATGGATCTAAGGGAGAAGGACCAATGTTTTGGTTTCTTGAGTAG
- a CDS encoding pseudouridine synthase, putative, whose amino-acid sequence MANICFRCFISNKNASDHDLLYFDRYFLSDYICDNKCEGKNEKDRNNDNMENYCYEKNACKANSYYLDNNMEQFLQYLNTENENMQNEFENPYQKAYINLYLCKLCNGLHNIDLIMLYNKKSHFHNDLMKNKPTLGVKERKQIIQNINNAINVAHNLLNNVDIILFFLYLYIGKDIKSIQDFTLESFQKIYEKIKDHIIIKTKIKDNTVRNNICISFTYTLIYVYLTFYKKVFTLLDLNDNMIKFITSLYKNCTLVFNIYSFDYNNTIKDIHHEKINNDHRNNNVNNSNNHNIDNNAKTVCLNGSSDDENVDNKFNAKKKKIVNDINQKINVFNILNENYPLLDYHTEDINNLIQNDDMKTNCSDVNLNFNIDIYVSINNLCIFGYYNKYNKNCSQTKWLINNSSVSQISVEECIYEIFAKIFPSSTFTFMAAGREDKDVRMMNIGRPFLFTLKETKFSFLNFYLFFIKLNNIESHNTINIFQRKTVQELFHLLKHYNKKGNNSLNQVTHQKNIITPPVNHINTCYALLSRKNTVYLYDLDIGNILAEKSKDIFLQDKNIANLHINTNYNDEIEVLLSEEIIKKNNTTNIDKNDNINHIANDEEKVDPNYNAQFDSNVFSHKANNTKDKKIMNDNAHMLNDKSSYNISNLVDVKFSNIAFSTNYELIKKVMKFGKDRKKAYKCIIYHSCVMTKEKITEINKQVLNYENCNDCVLNIIQKTPIRVLHRRGLINRKRKIYEFKLVFIHKHFSLLYLLAESGTYIKEFVNSDRGRTFPSVKYFFEDNAFVNILNLDVSKFVYDFNNN is encoded by the coding sequence atGGCTAATATATGCTTTCGGTGCTTTATATCAAACAAAAATGCTAGCGATCACGaccttttatattttgacAGATACTTTTTGAGCGATTATATTTGTGATAACAAATGTGAAggtaaaaatgaaaaagacaGAAATAACGATAATATGGAAAATTATTGCTATGAGAAAAATGCATGCAAAGCAAATTCTTATTATctagataataatatggaaCAATTTCTTCAATATCTTAATacagaaaatgaaaatatgcaaaatgAGTTTGAAAATCCATATCAAAAGgcttatataaatttgtatttgtGTAAGCTGTGTAATGGGTTACACAATATAGATTTAATAATGTTATACAATAAAAAGAGTCATTTTCATAATgatttaatgaaaaataaaccTACATTGGGTgtaaaagaaagaaaacaaattattcaaaatattaataatgcTATAAATGTTGCTCATaatcttttaaataatgttgacataatattatttttcttatatttatatataggaAAAGATATTAAAAGTATACAAGATTTCACCTTAGAAtcatttcaaaaaatttatgaaaaaataaaagatcatattattataaaaacaaaaataaaagataatacagtcagaaataatatatgcatatccTTTACTTATACTttaatttatgtttatttaacattctataaaaaagtatttACACTATTAGACTTGAACGATAATATGATCAAATTTATTACCAGCCTGTATAAAAATTGCACATTAGtttttaacatatattccttcgattataataatacaattaaGGATATCCATCACGAAAAGATTAACAATGACCacagaaataataatgttaatAATTCCAATAATCACAACATTGACAATAACGCTAAAACAGTCTGCCTCAATGGTAGTAGCGATGATGAAAACGTTGATAACAAATttaatgcaaaaaaaaaaaaaatagtaaatgatatcaatcaaaaaataaatgtttttaatattttaaatgaaaattatcCTTTATTAGATTATCATACtgaagatataaataatttaatacaAAATGATGACATGAAGACAAACTGCTCTGAtgtaaatttaaatttcaatatagatatatatgtttctattaataatttatgtatttttggatattataataaatataataaaaattgttctCAAACAAAATggttaataaataattcatcTGTATCTCAAATATCAGTAGAGGAATGTATTTATGAAATTTttgcaaaaatatttccatCTTCCACATTTACATTTATGGCTGCTGGGAGAGAAGATAAAGATGTCAGAATGATGAATATAGGTCGACCTTTTCTTTTTACTTTAAAAGAAACAaagttttcttttttaaatttttatttattttttattaaacttAATAACATAGAATCACACAACactattaatatatttcaacGGAAAACTGTTCAAgaattatttcatttgcTAAAGcattataacaaaaaaggaaataattCGCTGAATCAAGTTACacatcaaaaaaatattataactcCACCAGTAAACCATATTAATACATGTTATGCATTATTGAGTAGAAAAAATactgtatatttatacgACCTTGATATTGGAAACATCTTAGCAGAAAAATCAaaggatatatttttgcaagataaaaatatagcaaatttacatataaatactaATTATAACGATGAAATTGAAGTGTTACTATCTGAggaaattattaaaaagaataataCCACAAATATTGACAAAAACGATAACATAAATCACATTGCaaatgatgaagaaaaGGTTGACCCCAATTATAATGCACAGTTTGATAGTAATGTTTTTTCCCACAAAGCTAATAATActaaagataaaaaaattatgaatgATAATGCTCACATgttaaatgataaatccTCTTACAATATTAGCAATTTAGTGGATGTAAAATTCAGTAATATTGCTTTTAGTACAAATTatgaattaattaaaaaggTTATGAAATTTGGAAAGGATAGGAAAAAAGCATACAAATGTATCATATATCATTCGTGTGTAATGactaaagaaaaaataaccgaaattaataaacaagtattaaattatgaaaacTGTAACGATTGtgtattaaatattatccAAAAAACACCAATAAGAGTACTTCATAGAAGAGGTTTAattaatagaaaaagaaaaatatatgaatttaaaTTAGTTTTTATTCACAAACATTTTTctttgttatatttattagcTGAATCAGGTActtatataaaagaattTGTTAATAGTGATAGAGGCAGAACATTCCCAAGtgttaaatatttctttgaAGATAATGCATTcgttaatattttaaatttggaTGTTTCAAAGTTTGTATACGATTTTAACAATAATTAG